In Desulfosoma caldarium, the following are encoded in one genomic region:
- the flhF gene encoding flagellar biosynthesis protein FlhF, producing the protein MQVKTFVAPTMQEALDLVRKDLGSDAILLGNRKVKDTDGKPCIEITAAVDRASPGTDKEPPLLREHTAAHPQDPVLQEQLEDIRALLSLLLSGKDTFMRLQSHEAVAELFQHLLIRGLNEKTAFAILQNILSRFANETPSKSQLLDAFSRQVADRVRVVDPFAGVEEGLQGATMYVFLGPTGVGKTTTLAKVAAYLKVKRKLSIGLISLDTYRIGALDQLKTYADILDVPLKVAHTRLDLVSAREALKENPVVLVDTTGRNYLNGRAIEHLQGIFRDLEGLYPFLVLSATAKDEDVRHVMQRFRPLAPQSLIFTKIDETLTPGTIVNPLLRFPYPVSYLGVGQRVPEDLVRATHERMVGFFFPRGQWKS; encoded by the coding sequence ATGCAGGTTAAAACCTTTGTTGCTCCAACCATGCAAGAGGCCTTGGATCTGGTCCGCAAAGATCTGGGATCCGATGCCATCCTTTTGGGTAACCGAAAGGTCAAGGATACGGACGGCAAGCCGTGTATCGAGATCACCGCTGCCGTGGATCGGGCCAGCCCGGGAACGGACAAGGAACCGCCCCTTTTGAGAGAACACACCGCGGCACACCCTCAAGACCCCGTTCTGCAAGAACAGTTGGAAGACATTCGGGCACTGCTATCCCTGCTCCTTTCGGGCAAGGACACCTTTATGCGCCTTCAAAGCCATGAGGCGGTCGCCGAACTCTTTCAGCACCTTCTGATTCGAGGACTTAACGAAAAAACCGCCTTTGCCATCCTTCAAAACATTCTTTCCCGCTTTGCCAACGAGACGCCTTCCAAAAGTCAACTTTTGGACGCTTTCTCCCGTCAGGTTGCTGACAGAGTGCGTGTCGTGGATCCCTTTGCCGGGGTGGAGGAAGGGCTTCAGGGCGCGACCATGTATGTTTTTCTCGGACCCACGGGCGTCGGCAAAACCACGACGTTGGCCAAGGTGGCGGCGTATCTCAAGGTGAAGCGCAAGCTCTCCATCGGGCTCATTTCCTTGGACACGTACCGCATTGGGGCCTTGGATCAGCTGAAGACCTATGCGGACATCCTGGATGTACCCCTCAAGGTAGCTCACACCCGCCTGGATTTGGTTTCGGCCCGAGAGGCTCTGAAGGAAAACCCGGTGGTGCTCGTGGACACCACCGGACGCAATTACCTCAATGGTCGCGCCATAGAGCATCTTCAGGGCATTTTTCGTGATCTGGAGGGCCTGTATCCTTTTTTGGTCTTGAGTGCCACCGCCAAGGATGAGGACGTGCGGCACGTGATGCAGCGGTTTCGGCCGTTGGCTCCGCAGAGTCTCATTTTCACCAAGATTGATGAAACATTAACTCCGGGAACCATTGTTAACCCGCTGCTGCGTTTTCCGTACCCCGTGTCCTACTTGGGTGTGGGCCAAAGAGTTCCCGAGGACTTGGTGAGAGCAACGCACGAGCGCATGGTGGGTTTCTTTTTTCCGCGCGGCCAGTGGAAAAGTTGA
- a CDS encoding MinD/ParA family protein, with protein MDQALGLRKKTSSRDPWNDTRPLNAPFEKTVVRTLSVSSGKGGVGKSNVVVNLAVALDRLGRRVMILDADLGLANVDVLLGLTPTYNISHVLDGTHRLDDVLVSGPGNIRIMPASSGVQHLTQLTQEQKILFVDLLDDLETDVDILLIDTGAGIADTVLYFNMAAQEKIVVVTPEPTSLTDAYAFIKVMFTRHGERSFRILTNAVADEKEGRAVFRKLSRVADHFLDGISLDYLGWIPRDPSVPEAVRQQKALLEVFPGAPASRAFMDIAGRLNREAPTMPKGTIQFFWKRLLKV; from the coding sequence ATGGATCAAGCTCTTGGACTTCGCAAGAAAACCTCATCTCGTGATCCATGGAACGACACTCGCCCTTTGAATGCCCCGTTTGAGAAGACCGTGGTGCGAACCCTTTCGGTGAGCAGCGGCAAAGGGGGTGTGGGCAAGAGCAATGTGGTGGTGAACCTGGCTGTGGCTTTGGATCGGTTGGGCCGGCGCGTGATGATTTTGGACGCCGATTTGGGTTTGGCCAACGTGGACGTCCTCTTGGGACTCACCCCCACCTACAACATCAGCCATGTCTTGGACGGCACGCATCGCCTGGACGACGTGCTCGTCTCGGGCCCCGGAAACATTCGCATCATGCCAGCCAGCTCTGGCGTGCAGCACCTCACTCAGCTCACGCAGGAACAGAAAATTCTTTTCGTGGATCTTCTCGACGATCTGGAAACCGATGTGGACATTCTTCTCATCGATACCGGCGCGGGCATTGCAGATACGGTGCTATATTTCAATATGGCGGCTCAAGAAAAAATCGTGGTGGTGACTCCCGAGCCCACGTCTCTCACGGACGCCTATGCCTTTATCAAGGTCATGTTCACGCGGCATGGCGAACGCTCCTTTCGCATCCTCACCAACGCCGTGGCAGACGAAAAGGAAGGTCGTGCCGTCTTTCGTAAGCTCAGCCGCGTCGCCGATCATTTTCTTGACGGAATCTCCTTGGACTACCTGGGGTGGATTCCTCGGGATCCCAGTGTCCCCGAGGCGGTACGACAACAGAAAGCGCTCTTGGAGGTTTTTCCCGGAGCTCCCGCATCTCGCGCCTTCATGGATATTGCGGGGCGCCTTAACCGCGAAGCCCCAACAATGCCCAAGGGAACCATACAATTCTTTTGGAAGCGACTTTTGAAGGTGTAA